Proteins co-encoded in one Flavobacterium fluviale genomic window:
- a CDS encoding DUF1508 domain-containing protein has product MGAFVISRRFNDEYKFTFTSRKGKVIFTSLSYELRFECEEDIEKFKANIELAKFLKFKGSGGKYFFKLMLGDAQFATSRKYSTELLLQKGIKEIVTYASRSEILDFSSNELIFEDEESEEELEEVVE; this is encoded by the coding sequence ATGGGTGCTTTTGTAATCAGTAGGCGTTTTAACGATGAATATAAATTTACTTTTACTTCGCGAAAAGGGAAAGTTATTTTTACGAGCCTGAGTTATGAATTGAGATTTGAGTGTGAAGAAGATATTGAGAAATTTAAAGCGAATATTGAACTTGCAAAATTTTTGAAATTTAAAGGCTCTGGCGGGAAGTATTTTTTTAAATTGATGCTGGGTGATGCTCAATTTGCAACAAGTCGTAAATACAGTACGGAATTGCTTCTGCAGAAAGGTATAAAGGAAATCGTAACCTATGCTTCCAGGTCGGAAATCTTAGATTTCTCTTCAAATGAATTAATTTTTGAAGATGAGGAATCTGAAGAGGAGCTTGAGGAAGTGGTAGAATAA
- a CDS encoding PG1828 family lipoprotein, translated as MKKVFLSLAVVAVLTVVSCKKADAAASEAAVDSTAVTVDSAAAVVDSAAATVDSAAAKVDSAAAKVEEVKK; from the coding sequence ATGAAAAAAGTATTTTTAAGTTTAGCTGTTGTTGCTGTTTTAACTGTTGTATCTTGTAAAAAAGCTGACGCTGCTGCTTCAGAAGCTGCCGTAGATTCTACTGCTGTTACTGTTGATTCAGCTGCTGCTGTTGTTGATTCAGCTGCTGCAACTGTTGATTCTGCTGCTGCTAAAGTTGATTCAGCTGCTGCTAAAGTAGAAGAAGTAAAAAAATAA
- a CDS encoding 3-deoxy-D-manno-octulosonic acid transferase — MLFLYNLVVSLAGFLLRIIALFSPKIKLFVEGRKNVFSILENKIKPEDKTIWFHSASLGEYEQGLPVIEKIKKKYPSHKIIVTFFSPSGYEVRKNNTVADVTLYLPLDTKHNAKKFLKLVHPEFAFFIKYEFWLNYLKELETNKIPTYLISGIFRDNQMFFKWYGGFYRKALKAFTFFFVQNESSKQKIQSIGFENVIVSGDTRFDRVAAILERDNKLDYIENFKNSQKVIVFGSSWPKDEVLIAEYINQAPENVKFIIAPHNIKADQIAELKSLITKSTVLFSEKENKDLSKYNVFIIDNVGLLTKIYSYGTIAYVGGGFGNPGIHNILEPAAFGIPIVIGPNYSNFAEAVSLVNLQGCTVISNSAELKKTFDQLLSDNEIFTKKSIISKSFIQDNKGATETIIKTIS, encoded by the coding sequence ATGCTTTTTTTATACAATTTAGTCGTTTCTTTAGCAGGGTTTTTACTCAGAATCATCGCATTATTCAGCCCAAAAATCAAGCTTTTTGTTGAAGGCCGAAAAAATGTCTTTTCAATTTTAGAAAATAAAATAAAGCCTGAGGATAAAACTATATGGTTTCATTCAGCTTCACTTGGCGAATACGAACAAGGACTTCCTGTAATTGAAAAAATCAAGAAAAAATACCCTTCCCATAAAATCATTGTAACCTTTTTTTCTCCTTCTGGATACGAAGTGCGTAAAAATAACACAGTTGCAGATGTTACACTTTACCTTCCTTTAGACACAAAGCATAATGCGAAGAAATTTCTAAAATTAGTTCATCCTGAATTTGCATTTTTTATTAAATATGAATTTTGGCTTAACTATTTAAAAGAACTCGAAACAAATAAAATTCCAACTTATTTGATTTCTGGAATTTTCAGAGACAATCAGATGTTTTTTAAATGGTACGGCGGATTTTACAGAAAAGCTCTAAAGGCATTCACTTTCTTTTTTGTTCAGAATGAAAGTTCCAAGCAAAAAATTCAATCTATTGGATTTGAAAATGTAATTGTTTCTGGAGACACCCGTTTTGACCGCGTCGCTGCAATTTTAGAAAGAGACAACAAACTTGATTATATCGAAAATTTCAAAAACAGCCAGAAGGTTATTGTTTTTGGAAGTTCTTGGCCAAAAGACGAAGTTTTAATTGCCGAATACATTAATCAAGCGCCAGAAAATGTAAAATTCATAATCGCTCCTCATAATATAAAAGCAGATCAAATCGCTGAGCTTAAATCACTAATTACAAAATCAACTGTCTTATTCTCCGAGAAAGAAAACAAGGATTTATCAAAATACAATGTTTTTATAATTGACAACGTCGGACTTTTAACTAAAATATACAGTTACGGTACAATTGCTTACGTGGGCGGCGGATTTGGCAATCCAGGAATCCATAATATTTTAGAACCAGCTGCTTTTGGAATTCCTATTGTTATTGGCCCCAACTATTCTAATTTCGCAGAGGCGGTTTCACTTGTAAATCTGCAAGGATGCACAGTTATTTCTAATAGTGCAGAATTGAAAAAAACTTTCGATCAATTACTATCTGATAATGAAATATTTACAAAAAAAAGCATCATATCTAAATCATTTATTCAAGATAATAAAGGAGCCACTGAAACTATTATAAAAACCATTTCCTAA
- a CDS encoding DegT/DnrJ/EryC1/StrS family aminotransferase: protein MKKIQMVDLKSQYEKIKSTVDASIQEVLDTNTYINGPLVHQFQKNLEDYLGAKHVIPCANGTDALQIAMMGLDLKPGDEVITADFTFAATVEVIALLQLTPVLVDVDLHNMNIDIEAVKKAITPKTKAIVPVHLFGRAANMDAIMEIAAEHNLYVIEDNAQAIGADYVSKSGTKSKVGTIGHVAATSFFPSKNLGCYGDGGAIFTNDDKLAHIIRGIVNHGMYERYHHDVVGVNSRLDSIQAGVLNAKLPLLDEYNQARRLAASKYNAAFAGNAHIVTPDFDADENDHVFHQYVLRILDADRNALMQHLLDKGIPCAIYYPIPLHSQKAYVDSRYKEEQFPVTNQLVQEVIALPMHTELDDEQIKFITDSVLEFLNK from the coding sequence ATGAAAAAAATTCAAATGGTTGACTTAAAAAGTCAATATGAAAAAATAAAATCTACTGTAGATGCTTCAATTCAAGAGGTTTTAGATACAAATACTTATATAAATGGACCTTTAGTTCATCAATTTCAAAAAAATCTTGAAGATTATTTAGGTGCAAAACATGTAATTCCTTGTGCAAATGGTACAGATGCACTTCAGATTGCTATGATGGGTTTAGATTTGAAACCAGGTGATGAAGTTATTACTGCGGATTTTACTTTTGCTGCAACTGTTGAGGTTATTGCTTTACTGCAGTTAACTCCTGTTTTGGTTGATGTTGATTTGCATAATATGAACATCGATATCGAAGCAGTTAAAAAAGCAATTACGCCAAAGACTAAAGCAATTGTTCCGGTACATTTATTTGGACGCGCTGCTAATATGGATGCCATCATGGAGATTGCGGCCGAACATAATTTATATGTAATTGAAGATAATGCACAGGCTATTGGTGCTGATTATGTTTCTAAATCTGGAACAAAATCAAAAGTAGGAACAATTGGTCATGTTGCGGCGACTTCGTTCTTTCCTTCTAAAAACTTAGGTTGTTATGGAGATGGTGGAGCAATTTTTACCAATGATGATAAATTAGCACACATCATCCGCGGAATCGTTAATCACGGAATGTACGAACGTTATCATCACGATGTTGTGGGTGTAAATTCACGTTTAGATAGTATTCAAGCTGGGGTTTTAAATGCAAAACTGCCTTTGTTAGACGAGTACAATCAAGCACGTCGTTTAGCGGCTTCAAAATATAATGCAGCTTTCGCTGGAAATGCACATATTGTTACGCCAGATTTTGATGCAGATGAAAATGATCACGTTTTTCACCAATATGTGTTAAGAATTTTAGATGCTGATAGAAATGCTCTAATGCAGCATTTATTAGATAAGGGTATTCCATGTGCGATTTATTATCCAATTCCGCTTCATTCTCAAAAAGCATATGTTGATTCCCGTTATAAAGAAGAACAATTTCCAGTTACAAATCAATTAGTGCAGGAAGTAATTGCTCTGCCAATGCATACAGAACTTGATGACGAGCAGATTAAATTTATAACTGATTCTGTTTTAGAATTTTTGAATAAATAA
- a CDS encoding nuclear transport factor 2 family protein, with product MKKLSLLILMTLLQLSVFAQKTNTTEENAVNNQVEILRQAMIDADGAKLKALTSDKLNYVHSNGNFQNQAEFIEGIVSGKSDFVTIEFQDQTITILNDTAIVRHVLAAHIKDGGIDRDIKIGIMLVWQKQKNNWVLIARQAYKLTT from the coding sequence ATGAAGAAGTTAAGCCTTTTAATTTTGATGACTCTTTTGCAGCTTTCGGTTTTTGCACAAAAAACGAACACTACAGAAGAGAATGCAGTCAATAATCAAGTTGAAATTTTGCGTCAGGCTATGATTGATGCTGATGGAGCAAAATTAAAAGCACTAACTTCAGACAAGTTAAATTATGTCCACTCCAATGGAAATTTTCAAAATCAAGCAGAATTTATTGAGGGAATAGTTAGCGGAAAATCTGATTTTGTGACTATTGAATTTCAAGATCAAACTATTACAATTCTAAATGATACGGCAATAGTGAGACATGTCCTTGCTGCGCATATCAAAGATGGCGGTATTGATAGAGATATTAAAATAGGAATAATGCTTGTTTGGCAAAAACAAAAGAATAATTGGGTTCTTATTGCAAGGCAGGCTTACAAATTAACTACATAA
- the galE gene encoding UDP-glucose 4-epimerase GalE, protein MKVLVTGGLGFIGSHTVVELQNEGFEVVIIDNLSNSSEDVLKGITAITGKTPLFEKIDLREKSAVRDFFKKHNDVTGVIHFAASKAVGESVEQPLLYYENNISSLVYLLQELQQKPEASFIFSSSCTVYGQAEKMPITEDAPVQTAMSPYGNTKQIGEEIITDTAKVTNISAILLRYFNPVGAHSSTEIGELPLGVPQNLVPFITQTGAGLRQELSVFGNDYPTPDGTAVRDYIHVVDLAKAHVIALKRLFDKKNLAKVETFNLGTGKGSSVLEVIHSFEKVSDKKLPYVIKPRREGDITEAYANTDKANNVLGWKAELSLDEAMASAWKWEQKVRS, encoded by the coding sequence ATGAAAGTATTAGTAACAGGAGGATTAGGGTTTATTGGTTCTCACACAGTAGTCGAACTGCAAAATGAAGGCTTTGAAGTTGTGATAATTGATAATCTTTCGAATTCTTCAGAAGATGTTTTAAAAGGAATTACTGCGATAACAGGAAAAACGCCTTTGTTCGAAAAAATTGATTTAAGAGAAAAAAGTGCCGTTCGGGATTTCTTTAAAAAACATAACGATGTTACTGGAGTTATTCATTTTGCTGCTTCAAAAGCAGTTGGCGAAAGTGTGGAACAGCCGTTATTGTATTATGAAAACAACATTAGTAGTTTAGTGTATCTTTTACAAGAATTACAGCAAAAACCAGAGGCTAGTTTTATCTTCAGTTCATCTTGTACGGTTTATGGTCAGGCCGAAAAAATGCCAATTACGGAAGATGCTCCTGTGCAGACAGCAATGTCTCCGTATGGAAACACGAAACAAATAGGAGAAGAGATTATTACAGATACTGCGAAAGTAACTAATATAAGCGCTATTTTACTGCGTTACTTTAACCCTGTTGGAGCACATTCTTCAACTGAAATTGGAGAATTACCATTAGGAGTTCCTCAAAACTTAGTTCCATTTATTACACAAACAGGAGCAGGATTGCGTCAGGAATTATCGGTTTTTGGAAATGATTATCCAACACCAGACGGAACAGCTGTTCGTGACTATATTCACGTAGTAGACTTAGCAAAAGCGCATGTAATTGCCTTAAAGCGTTTATTCGATAAAAAGAATCTGGCGAAAGTTGAAACGTTTAATTTAGGAACTGGAAAAGGCAGTTCAGTTCTTGAAGTAATTCACAGCTTCGAGAAAGTAAGCGATAAAAAATTGCCATACGTAATTAAACCGCGCCGCGAAGGTGATATCACCGAGGCTTACGCAAATACAGATAAAGCAAATAACGTTTTAGGCTGGAAAGCAGAACTAAGCTTAGACGAAGCAATGGCAAGCGCCTGGAAATGGGAACAGAAAGTTCGTTCTTAG
- the fabD gene encoding ACP S-malonyltransferase, with translation MKAYVFPGQGAQFTGMGKDLYENSALAKELFEKANEILGFRITDIMFEGTAEELKETKVTQPAVFLHSVILAKTLGEDFKPEMVAGHSLGEFSALVANGTLSFEDGLKLVSQRALAMQKACEITPSTMAAVLGLADNVVEEVCASIDGVVVAANYNCPGQLVISGETAAVEKACEAMKAAGAKRALILPVGGAFHSPMMEPAREELAAAIEATTFSTPICPVYQNVTANAVSDANEIKKNLIIQLTAPVKWTQSVQQMIADGATLFTEVGPGKVLAGLINKIDKEAVTANA, from the coding sequence ATGAAAGCATACGTATTTCCAGGTCAGGGCGCACAGTTTACAGGAATGGGCAAAGACTTATATGAAAACTCGGCTTTAGCCAAAGAATTATTCGAAAAAGCCAATGAAATTTTAGGTTTCAGAATTACCGATATTATGTTTGAAGGCACTGCCGAAGAACTAAAAGAAACTAAAGTTACACAGCCAGCTGTATTTTTGCACTCTGTTATTTTAGCTAAAACTTTAGGAGAAGATTTTAAGCCAGAAATGGTTGCAGGACATTCTTTAGGAGAATTTTCAGCTTTGGTTGCCAACGGAACTTTATCTTTTGAAGACGGTTTGAAATTAGTTTCTCAACGGGCCCTTGCAATGCAAAAAGCCTGCGAAATTACTCCATCTACGATGGCAGCAGTTTTAGGATTAGCTGATAATGTTGTAGAAGAAGTTTGTGCTTCTATTGACGGAGTTGTAGTTGCAGCAAATTATAACTGCCCTGGACAATTAGTAATTTCTGGAGAAACTGCAGCAGTTGAAAAAGCTTGTGAAGCGATGAAAGCTGCAGGAGCAAAACGTGCTTTAATTTTACCTGTTGGAGGAGCTTTTCACTCGCCAATGATGGAGCCGGCAAGAGAAGAATTAGCAGCTGCAATCGAAGCAACAACATTCTCTACTCCTATTTGCCCAGTTTACCAAAACGTAACAGCAAATGCAGTTTCGGATGCAAATGAAATCAAAAAGAACTTAATTATTCAATTGACTGCTCCTGTAAAATGGACGCAATCTGTACAGCAAATGATCGCTGACGGCGCTACTTTATTCACTGAAGTTGGCCCAGGAAAAGTGTTGGCTGGTTTGATTAATAAAATTGATAAAGAAGCGGTTACAGCGAATGCTTAA
- a CDS encoding DUF983 domain-containing protein produces the protein MSNALTHILSNECPVCHKGKVFTDKNIFLTFGLPKMNEYCSHCHYKFQKEPGYFFGAMYVNYGLTVAQGIATYCVAQFFFETNFDLRIIPIIAIVITLLTSFNLRFSRLAWIYMFKDYTS, from the coding sequence ATGTCAAATGCATTAACTCATATTTTAAGTAACGAATGTCCTGTTTGTCATAAAGGAAAAGTGTTTACAGATAAAAATATTTTTTTGACTTTTGGACTTCCAAAAATGAATGAATACTGTAGTCACTGCCATTATAAATTCCAAAAAGAACCTGGGTATTTTTTTGGTGCTATGTATGTAAACTATGGATTAACAGTCGCTCAGGGTATTGCAACCTATTGTGTTGCACAGTTTTTCTTTGAAACAAATTTCGATTTAAGAATCATTCCGATTATTGCAATTGTTATTACTTTGCTTACTTCTTTCAACCTCCGATTTTCAAGATTAGCATGGATTTATATGTTTAAGGATTATACGAGCTAA
- a CDS encoding helix-turn-helix domain-containing protein — protein sequence MKKYPIYSVQNFSCNDIHRDFYVNTFKEHLKSHSFVEEPHRHDSYLMVFFTKGSGLHEVDFDQFEIKRGSLFVLQPGQMHHWSLSEDIEGFVIIFSQELYNLYFGQKNINDYNFYHSIHNRPEMVFEEKEIAKIQPYFDLLIQENNENNKYQLDKMLNLLDSIHIEIARKYNETYSHQTHSYNIKINKFESLLEEYFRKEKLPSFYAEKLNITLKHLNRICNEILQKTATEVITDRVILEIKRMLIDKQLAVNEVAFKVGYEDYSYFSRFFKKQTGMSPTEFRNIK from the coding sequence ATGAAAAAATATCCCATTTATAGTGTTCAGAATTTTAGTTGTAATGATATTCATCGTGATTTTTATGTGAATACATTTAAAGAGCATCTAAAAAGTCACAGTTTTGTAGAAGAACCGCATCGTCATGATTCGTATTTAATGGTGTTTTTTACAAAAGGTTCAGGATTGCACGAGGTCGATTTTGATCAATTCGAAATCAAAAGAGGAAGTTTATTTGTGCTTCAGCCAGGGCAAATGCATCATTGGAGTTTGTCTGAAGATATTGAAGGCTTTGTGATTATCTTTTCGCAGGAGCTCTATAATTTGTATTTCGGACAGAAGAATATCAACGATTACAATTTTTACCATTCGATTCATAATCGGCCGGAAATGGTTTTTGAAGAAAAAGAAATTGCGAAAATCCAGCCTTATTTCGATCTGCTGATTCAAGAAAATAATGAAAATAATAAATATCAGCTCGACAAAATGTTGAATTTATTAGATTCAATTCACATCGAAATTGCTCGTAAATACAATGAAACGTATTCGCATCAAACTCATTCCTATAATATTAAAATCAATAAATTCGAATCGCTTTTAGAAGAATATTTCAGAAAGGAAAAACTGCCATCTTTTTATGCTGAAAAACTGAATATCACGCTGAAACATTTAAACAGAATCTGTAATGAAATCCTCCAAAAAACTGCCACAGAAGTAATTACAGACCGCGTAATTCTCGAAATAAAAAGAATGTTAATCGATAAACAATTAGCTGTAAATGAAGTTGCCTTTAAAGTAGGTTACGAAGATTACTCGTATTTCTCCAGATTTTTCAAAAAACAAACCGGAATGTCTCCAACGGAATTTCGAAATATAAAATGA
- a CDS encoding YceI family protein has product MATTKWSIDPTHSEIGFKVKHMMFTNVSGKFGTYDATITTEGNDFENAAIEFSADIASVDTANADRDGHLRSADFFDAESNPKLTFKASSFKKIDDGDYEIVGDLTIKGVSKEVKFPVEFSGIMTDPWGNTKVGLSIEGKINRKDWGLNWNSALETGGVLVGEEVRLNIELQFAKQA; this is encoded by the coding sequence ATGGCAACTACAAAATGGTCAATTGACCCAACTCACTCAGAAATTGGTTTTAAAGTTAAACACATGATGTTTACAAATGTTTCAGGAAAATTTGGAACATACGACGCTACAATTACTACAGAAGGAAATGATTTTGAAAACGCAGCAATCGAATTTTCTGCTGATATCGCTTCTGTAGACACTGCAAATGCAGACAGAGACGGACACTTAAGAAGTGCTGATTTCTTTGATGCGGAAAGCAACCCAAAATTAACTTTCAAAGCTTCATCATTCAAAAAAATCGATGACGGAGATTACGAAATAGTTGGAGATTTAACTATCAAAGGTGTTTCTAAAGAAGTGAAATTCCCTGTTGAATTTAGCGGTATCATGACTGATCCTTGGGGAAATACAAAAGTAGGTTTAAGCATAGAAGGAAAAATTAATCGTAAAGATTGGGGTTTAAACTGGAACTCAGCTCTTGAAACTGGAGGCGTTTTAGTAGGTGAAGAAGTTCGTTTAAACATTGAATTACAATTTGCAAAACAAGCTTAA
- a CDS encoding pirin family protein → MENIVLHKAETRGNANHGWLNAYHSFSFASWYNPDRIQFGALRVLNDDTIAGGMGFGTHPHDNMEIITIPLEGDLAHKDSMGNTEIIKNGDIQVMSAGTGVQHSEFNPNADQQTKLLQIWLFPNKRNVTPRYQQITLDVADRHNKLSQILSPNADDEGVWIHQDAWFNMGNFDSGVSTEYTIKKEGNGVYAFVLKGNVTINGQELNTRDAVGISGTDILKIQANTDAEFLLMDIPMNY, encoded by the coding sequence ATGGAAAATATAGTATTACATAAAGCAGAAACAAGAGGAAACGCAAATCACGGATGGCTTAATGCTTATCATAGTTTTAGTTTTGCAAGCTGGTACAATCCGGATAGAATTCAGTTTGGGGCACTTCGTGTTTTGAATGATGACACGATTGCGGGCGGAATGGGTTTTGGAACTCATCCTCACGATAATATGGAAATCATTACGATTCCGCTAGAAGGTGATTTGGCACACAAAGACAGTATGGGAAATACTGAAATCATTAAAAATGGTGATATTCAGGTAATGAGTGCCGGAACTGGTGTTCAGCATAGTGAGTTTAATCCAAACGCAGATCAGCAGACTAAATTATTGCAAATCTGGTTATTTCCGAATAAAAGAAACGTTACACCTCGTTATCAGCAAATTACTTTGGATGTTGCTGACAGACATAATAAACTTTCTCAGATTTTATCTCCAAATGCAGATGACGAAGGCGTTTGGATTCACCAAGACGCTTGGTTCAATATGGGTAATTTTGACTCAGGAGTATCCACAGAATATACAATCAAAAAAGAAGGAAACGGCGTTTATGCTTTTGTTTTAAAAGGAAACGTTACCATTAACGGTCAGGAATTAAATACTCGTGATGCAGTTGGAATTTCGGGAACTGACATTTTAAAAATTCAAGCCAATACAGATGCTGAATTTTTATTAATGGATATTCCGATGAACTATTAA
- a CDS encoding ankyrin repeat domain-containing protein gives MSDNILNLREKYLASLTPLMSAVLNSDINKVKQLLELGADVLAVNDYDFGNGILYYAARQDNLEIIKILLDTDVDINQKDRDSYKQSPIFTALTQSGIPVLKTFLERGANPDIQDKYKMTTLHWAVTREGQIEAIKTLLKFGANVNTKNHKGITPLISAVITGIMEYIQILVLAGAEMNTAAKDGFTELMYASYYGHEEIVKYLLANDADKNAIAKKGETALSIAKKKNFDSIVVILESN, from the coding sequence ATGAGTGACAATATACTGAATTTACGTGAAAAATATCTAGCTTCACTGACCCCACTAATGTCCGCAGTTCTAAACAGCGATATAAATAAAGTTAAACAATTATTAGAATTGGGTGCAGACGTTTTGGCTGTCAATGATTATGATTTTGGGAATGGCATATTGTATTATGCTGCACGACAAGATAATTTGGAAATAATAAAAATTCTTTTAGACACGGATGTTGATATAAATCAAAAAGATAGGGATTCTTACAAGCAAAGTCCTATTTTTACAGCACTCACACAATCAGGCATACCGGTACTTAAGACATTTCTTGAACGAGGAGCAAATCCAGACATACAAGATAAATACAAAATGACCACTTTACATTGGGCGGTGACACGTGAAGGACAAATCGAAGCAATAAAAACTCTTTTGAAGTTTGGAGCTAATGTAAATACTAAAAATCATAAAGGAATTACACCATTAATATCAGCAGTTATAACTGGAATTATGGAATATATTCAAATTCTTGTTTTAGCCGGAGCAGAAATGAATACTGCTGCAAAAGATGGTTTCACTGAACTTATGTATGCCTCTTATTATGGCCATGAAGAGATTGTAAAATACCTGCTAGCAAATGATGCAGACAAAAATGCAATAGCAAAAAAAGGGGAAACAGCACTTTCTATTGCTAAAAAGAAAAACTTTGATAGTATTGTTGTTATTCTCGAATCAAACTAA
- a CDS encoding helix-turn-helix domain-containing protein, with amino-acid sequence MDIEKDYIKLIFGLKLKQVRTQKNLSLFGLAKLTNLSKSYLNEIEKGKKYPKADKILLLCKHLDVTYDQMVSLKLDNNLAPIGEILKSGILKEIPLDLFGIQEADLIDIIANAPAKVNAFISTIIEIAQHYNLSRESFFLAALRSYQEAHSNYFEDLEEKVIAFSKSFQINLDSKISIEELESILKEEYEYNIKEIAFTDQEALGDLRSIYVPKSRTLLLSTELDAPQKAFILAKEIAYNYLKISDRLLTFSWIKFENFDQVLNNFYASYFAGALLLPRKLVVDKINNFLNNEKPNPEEFVSLIESFEVSPESFYQRLTNLLPKDFQLKNLFFLRMSHPIGSDVYQIKKELHITNQQEPHANETNEHYCRRWVSVKTINEAIRQNKPHFFDAQISSYVHSGNEYLVFSSATKDPFVENNIRSISVGILINPTMKKKFKFIEGKPLVKRIVGVTCETCDVKNCLERAAPPIALEMKKRHDNTDFVVQQFINQYS; translated from the coding sequence ATGGATATCGAAAAAGACTATATAAAGCTGATATTTGGGCTTAAACTCAAGCAAGTCAGAACTCAAAAAAATCTTTCTCTTTTTGGCTTAGCCAAATTGACGAATCTTTCAAAATCGTATTTAAACGAAATTGAAAAGGGAAAAAAATATCCTAAAGCAGATAAAATTTTGCTTTTATGCAAACATTTGGATGTGACTTACGATCAAATGGTGTCTTTAAAACTCGACAACAACCTCGCCCCTATTGGCGAAATTCTAAAATCTGGAATCTTAAAAGAGATTCCGCTTGACCTTTTCGGAATTCAGGAAGCTGATTTAATTGATATTATTGCGAATGCTCCGGCAAAAGTCAATGCCTTCATCAGTACCATTATCGAAATTGCACAGCATTATAATTTAAGCCGTGAAAGTTTCTTTTTAGCCGCTTTACGATCTTATCAGGAAGCCCACAGTAATTATTTTGAAGATTTAGAAGAAAAGGTAATTGCGTTTTCAAAGTCGTTTCAAATCAACTTAGATTCTAAAATCAGCATTGAAGAATTAGAATCCATTCTAAAAGAAGAATACGAATACAATATAAAAGAAATCGCTTTTACCGATCAAGAAGCTTTAGGCGATTTGCGCTCGATTTATGTTCCTAAAAGCAGAACTTTATTGCTTTCAACAGAACTTGACGCTCCGCAAAAAGCCTTTATTTTAGCCAAAGAAATAGCTTATAATTATTTGAAAATTTCAGATCGTCTGCTGACATTCAGCTGGATTAAGTTTGAAAATTTCGATCAGGTTTTGAATAATTTTTACGCTTCTTATTTTGCAGGCGCTTTGTTATTGCCAAGAAAATTGGTTGTAGACAAAATCAATAATTTCCTAAATAATGAAAAACCAAATCCAGAAGAATTTGTTTCTTTAATTGAAAGCTTCGAAGTCTCTCCTGAATCGTTTTATCAGCGTTTAACGAATTTATTACCAAAAGATTTTCAGTTGAAAAATTTATTCTTTTTAAGAATGTCACACCCTATTGGCTCGGATGTTTATCAAATTAAAAAAGAATTACATATTACGAATCAGCAAGAACCGCATGCCAACGAAACCAACGAGCATTATTGCAGACGATGGGTGTCTGTTAAAACCATAAATGAAGCCATCAGACAAAATAAACCGCATTTTTTTGATGCCCAAATTTCGAGTTATGTACATAGCGGGAATGAATATTTAGTTTTTTCATCGGCAACAAAAGATCCTTTTGTAGAAAATAATATTCGCAGTATTTCTGTTGGAATTTTAATTAATCCGACGATGAAAAAGAAATTTAAATTCATTGAAGGAAAGCCACTCGTTAAAAGAATTGTTGGCGTTACGTGTGAAACTTGTGATGTTAAAAACTGTCTCGAAAGAGCTGCACCGCCGATTGCACTGGAAATGAAAAAACGCCATGACAACACAGATTTTGTTGTACAGCAGTTTATTAACCAATATAGTTAG